A DNA window from Pseudomonas resinovorans NBRC 106553 contains the following coding sequences:
- a CDS encoding DUF4823 domain-containing protein: MRSLILLLAILGLVGCMKVSDMADGTREQLSDAGLLDHSDTRRASPWRLQADSFIFIAQGHFVPPGSAYPRPNVVAEEAFNGFVEYFPMVRRAKGPLGLEEAMGEARSFGAHYLLYARFASADDRIGTVVEWEDQEALDRLGRDRGVIQLMLIETNTRYLVDTARIRNRGGFLTMHDNKPEDQIAAPLQEYARSLIGVSR, translated from the coding sequence ATGCGTAGTTTGATTCTGTTGCTGGCGATTCTCGGCCTGGTGGGCTGCATGAAGGTCAGCGACATGGCCGACGGTACTCGCGAGCAACTGAGCGATGCCGGGCTCCTGGACCACAGCGATACCCGCCGCGCCAGCCCTTGGCGCCTGCAGGCGGACTCTTTCATTTTCATCGCTCAGGGGCATTTCGTGCCACCGGGTTCGGCCTATCCGCGGCCCAACGTGGTAGCAGAGGAGGCCTTCAACGGCTTCGTCGAATACTTCCCCATGGTGCGCCGCGCCAAGGGGCCGCTTGGTCTGGAGGAGGCCATGGGCGAGGCCCGCTCGTTCGGGGCGCACTATCTGCTCTATGCCCGCTTCGCCAGTGCCGACGACCGCATTGGCACGGTTGTGGAGTGGGAGGACCAGGAAGCCCTCGACCGCCTCGGTCGCGACCGCGGGGTGATCCAGTTGATGCTGATCGAGACCAACACCCGCTACCTGGTGGATACGGCGCGCATCCGCAATCGCGGCGGTTTTCTGACGATGCACGATAACAAGCCGGAAGATCAGATCGCGGCGCCCTTGCAGGAGTATGCTCGCAGCCTGATTGGCGTGAGTCGTTGA
- a CDS encoding GTP 3',8-cyclase MoaA — MIVDRQGRRFRNLRISLTAACNYACTYCVPDGKRLVAAQDELSAEAMVRGVAYLIEAAGIERLRITGGEPLVSPKLDPFLREVSKLGLEDISLTSNGQLLSRKLPLLLDCGIRRLNISLDTLDADEFRGIARGGDLATVLKGLEEARAAGLKIKVNMVPLRGKNLDQVLPLLDYCLENGFELRFIELMRMGHLARDPNAFHQQFVGLEELLALIRPHHEFVQAAAPLDATALRYRVPGAGHFGVIANESVPFCRTCSRLRLSSTGWLHGCLSSSNRHYVGDLLEKPRHQALPALQRLLVKALADKQDLAFSGGVTVMKIIGG, encoded by the coding sequence ATGATCGTCGACCGCCAAGGCAGGCGCTTCCGCAACCTGCGTATCAGCCTGACCGCCGCCTGCAACTACGCCTGCACCTACTGCGTGCCGGACGGCAAGCGCCTGGTGGCGGCACAGGATGAGCTCTCGGCCGAAGCCATGGTGCGTGGCGTGGCCTATCTCATCGAAGCGGCCGGCATCGAACGTCTGCGCATTACCGGCGGCGAGCCGCTGGTGAGCCCCAAGCTCGATCCTTTCCTTCGTGAAGTCAGCAAGCTCGGCCTCGAAGACATCAGCCTGACCAGCAACGGCCAGTTGCTGTCGCGCAAGCTGCCGCTGCTGCTGGACTGCGGCATCCGCCGCCTGAACATTTCCCTCGATACCCTCGATGCCGACGAGTTCCGCGGCATTGCCCGTGGCGGCGACCTGGCCACCGTGCTCAAGGGCCTGGAAGAGGCGAGGGCGGCCGGGCTGAAGATCAAGGTCAACATGGTCCCCCTGCGCGGCAAGAACCTCGACCAGGTGCTGCCATTGCTGGACTACTGCCTGGAGAACGGCTTCGAACTGCGCTTCATCGAACTGATGCGCATGGGGCACCTGGCCCGTGATCCCAATGCCTTCCACCAGCAGTTCGTCGGCCTGGAGGAGTTGCTGGCGCTGATCCGTCCCCACCACGAATTCGTCCAGGCCGCCGCGCCGCTGGATGCCACCGCGCTGCGCTACCGGGTGCCGGGTGCCGGGCACTTCGGCGTGATCGCCAACGAAAGCGTGCCCTTCTGCCGCACCTGCTCGCGTTTGCGTCTGTCTTCCACCGGCTGGCTGCATGGCTGCCTGTCGTCGAGCAATCGCCACTATGTCGGCGACCTGCTGGAGAAGCCTCGGCACCAGGCGCTCCCGGCCCTGCAACGGTTGCTGGTCAAGGCCCTGGCCGACAAGCAGGACCTGGCCTTCTCCGGTGGCGTCACCGTGATGAAGATCATCGGCGGTTGA
- a CDS encoding TetR/AcrR family transcriptional regulator has product MQKEPRKVREFRRREQEILDTALKLFLEEGEDSVTVEMIADAVGIGKGTIYKHFKSKAEIYLRLMLDYERDLNSLLHSADVDRDKEALSRAYFEFRMRDPQRYRLFDRLEEKVVKNSQVPEMVEQLHKIRASNFERLTQLIKGRIAEGKLEDVPPYFHYCAAWALVHGAVALYHSPFWSSVLEDQEGFFQFLMDIGVRMGNKRKRDSEAPAG; this is encoded by the coding sequence ATGCAGAAAGAACCCCGTAAAGTCCGTGAGTTCCGCCGCCGAGAGCAGGAAATTCTCGACACAGCTCTGAAACTCTTCCTCGAAGAGGGCGAAGACAGCGTCACCGTCGAGATGATCGCTGACGCAGTGGGTATCGGCAAAGGCACCATCTACAAGCACTTCAAGTCGAAGGCGGAGATTTACCTGCGCCTGATGCTCGATTACGAGCGCGACCTGAACTCGCTGCTCCATTCCGCTGACGTGGACCGGGACAAGGAGGCGCTGTCGCGTGCCTACTTCGAGTTCCGGATGCGTGATCCGCAGCGCTACCGCCTGTTCGACCGCCTCGAAGAGAAGGTGGTGAAGAACAGCCAGGTGCCGGAGATGGTCGAGCAGCTGCACAAGATCCGTGCTTCCAACTTCGAGCGCCTGACCCAGCTGATCAAGGGACGCATCGCCGAAGGCAAGCTGGAGGACGTGCCGCCGTACTTCCACTACTGCGCCGCCTGGGCGCTGGTGCACGGCGCCGTCGCGCTCTATCACTCGCCGTTCTGGAGCAGCGTGCTCGAGGATCAGGAAGGCTTCTTCCAGTTCCTCATGGATATCGGCGTGCGCATGGGCAACAAGCGCAAGCGGGACTCCGAAGCACCCGCCGGTTGA